In the genome of Notamacropus eugenii isolate mMacEug1 chromosome 5, mMacEug1.pri_v2, whole genome shotgun sequence, one region contains:
- the LOC140508072 gene encoding uncharacterized protein: MTLVGPQPAALEKRPLPAGILPSPCPAQPAEDPGLAPAGSLEPEGMAPGSRSHLPQVLVTFKDVAVDFTPEEWGLLDHPQKELYKGVMLENARNLLSLGLPVPREYMISYFEQREAPWMVDQEGLRSCCSGEIRLEMKETTRELSLSVEETHKHRFISDVPFDVNWRKICDTHERTHTGEKPYKCNQCGKTFGKKESLVRHQRIHTGVRPYGCNQCGKTYKQKKNLIVHQRTHTGVKPYECNQCGKAFRDKSHLTVHQRIHTGEKPYECKGCGKTFSRKERLFEHQRIHTGERPYECNQCGKTFSRKERLFEHQTIHSGERPYECNQCGKTFRKRNSVIEHQRIHTGAKPYECNQCGKAFREKSHLTVHQRIHTGERPYECNQCGKTFRYRNSASGHQRIHTGEKRYECNQCGKTFAWKETLGLHQRIHTGVKPYECNQCGKTYTRKRFLVQHQRIHTGETPYEYNQHEKTFTWKETLVQYPRIHTGETPYKCNQCGKNFRWKHSLVEHQRIHNGERPYECIQCGNAFTRKHILVQHQRIHTGEKPYECHQCGKAFRDKYYLSVHQRIHTGEKPYECIQCGKTYRQKKHLNVHQRTHTGVKPYEYNHTVVKPYECNQCGKTFGRWKDIDEHHRTHPGVKPYECNQCGKAFTTRRSFVQHQRTHSDVNPCECNQCGKTFRQKKYLIVHQRTHTGVKPYECNQCGNTFRCRKDIDEHQRVHTGEKP, from the exons GTGTtggtgacattcaaggatgtggctgtggacttcaccccAGAGGAATGGGGCCTCTTGGACCATCCTCAAAAGGAGCTGTACAAGGGAGTCATGCTGGAGAACGCACGGAACCTGCTCTCCCTGG GGCTGCCAGTTCCCAGAGAATACATGATCTCTTATTTTGAGCAAAGAGAAGCACCATGGATGGTGGATCAAGAGGGCCTGAGGAGCTGCTGTTCAG gggagATTAGACTTGAAATGAAGGAAACTACTAGAGAGCTGAGCCTTTCTGTGGAAGAAACTCATAAGCACAGATTCATAAGTGATGTTCCCTTTGACGTCAATTGGAGAAAAATCTGTGATACACATGAGAGAACCCACACCggagaaaaaccttataaatgtaatcaatgtggaaagacttttggAAAGAAGGAGAGTCTTGTTcggcatcagagaatccacactggagtgAGACCCTATggatgtaatcagtgtggaaagacttataaacagaagaaaaaccttATTGTGCATCAGAGAACCCACACTGGAgtaaaaccttatgaatgtaatcaatgtggaaaggcttttagagaCAAGAGCCATCTTACtgtgcatcagagaatccacactggagagaaaccctatgaatgtaaaggatgtggaaagacttttagcAGGAAGGAACGTCTATTTgagcatcagagaatccacactggagagagaccttatgaatgtaatcagtgtggaaagacttttagcAGGAAGGAACGTCTTTTTGAGCATCAGACAATCCATAGTGGAGAGAGACCTTATGagtgtaatcagtgtggaaagacttttagaaAAAGGAATAGCGTTattgaacatcagagaatccacactggagcaaaaccctatgaatgtaatcaatgtggaaaggcttttagagaGAAGAGCCATCTTActgtgcatcagagaattcacactggagagagaccttatgaatgtaatcaatgtggaaagactttcagatatAGGAATAGTGCTAGtggacatcagagaatccacactggagaaaaacgttatgaatgtaatcagtgtggaaagacttttgcATGGAAGGAGACACTGGgtctacatcagagaatccacactggagtaaaaccttatgaatgtaaccagtgtggaaagacttatacacGCAAGCGTTTTCTTgttcaacatcagagaatccacactggagagacaCCTTATGAATATAATCAACATGAAAAGACTTTTACATGGAAGGAGACTCTTGTTCAATATCcaagaatccacactggagagacaccttataaatgtaatcaatgtggaaagaattTTAGATGGAAACACAGTCTTgttgaacatcagagaatccacaatgGAGAGAGGCCTTATGAATGTATTCAGTGTGGAAATGCTTTTACACGCAAACATATTCTtgttcaacatcagagaattcacactggagagaagccttatgaatgtcatcaatgtggaaaggcttttagagaTAAGTATTATCTTAGtgtgcatcagagaatccacactggagagaaaccttatgaatgtattcaatgtggaaagacttatagaCAGAAGAAACATCTTAATGTGCATCAGAGAACCCACACTGGAGTGAAACCTTATGAATATAATCACACTGTAgtgaaaccttatgaatgtaatcaatgtggaaagacttttggACGTTGGAAGGACATTGATGAACATCACAGAACCCACCCTGGAgtgaaaccttatgaatgtaatcagtgtgggaaggctttcacAACCAGGCGTAGTTTTGTTCAACATCAGAGAACTCACAGTGACGTGAACCCCtgtgaatgtaatcaatgtggaaagacttttagaCAGAAGAAATATCTTATTGTGCATCAGAGAACCCACACTGGAGTGAAACCTTATGagtgtaatcagtgtggaaataCTTTCAGATGTAGGAAAGATATTGATGAACATCAGAgagtccacactggagagaaaccttaa